The genome window GTCGGTGTGGCCTTCAGCTTTATTGCTTTATCGGGAAATACCGTTCAAATGTTTTTTGAGTGGTTGACTCAGTTTGAAGAAGCCATGATCGGTGTGGAACGTCTTGATCAATACATGCGCATGCAAATTGAAAATGGCAGCCATCTGCCCGCTTCGGCGAAGTTTGCGACAGGTCACCCCGTATACTCGGAGTCGGTTGAAAAATATCTGCACAACCGTCGTTTGACAGAGGATCGCAGCGCCTCGGTGCAAGTCAAAGATGTGTGGTTTAGATATCGCGAAGATCTGCCGTGGGTTCTTAAGGGCGTAAACTTTGAGGTGAAAGCCGGTGAACGCTTGGGCATCGTGGGTCGCACAGGATCTGGGAAGTCCAGCTTGATTCAGGCTCTTTTTTATCTTTATCCCGTCGATAAAGGTCATATCTCCATCAACGAACATCTTCCAAAATTCAACGAAGATGCCACGGGTGTGGATCTGAATCTTTATCGTCAATCCATGGCCTTCATCGCGCAGGAACCGATTCTTTTCCAAGGAAGCTTGCGCTTTAATTTGGATATCAAAGACACTTTGCCTGATGAACGTCTGATTCAAGTCATTGAGCAAGTAGGTCTGGGGGATTGGCTCAGGTCACACCCTGAAGGCCTTCTGATGCGTATTGAAGAGCGCGGGAAGAATCTATCATTGGGTGAGCGCCAATTATTATGTATGGCTCGCTGCCTTTTGCAGGAATCTCCGATTGTGATCATGGATGAGGCGACAAGCTCTGTGGATCCACAGTCCGAAGAGATCTTAGTGAAAGCGACGGAAGAATTTTTCTCGGATCGCACACAATTGATCATTGCCCACCGTCTTTCGACTTTAGCGAAGTGTGATCGCATATTATGGTTGCAGAATGGCGAGATCGTCGCCTTGGGACCGACAGAAGAAGTGCTTCCTCGCTTTAAAAAAGCAGAACTGGTCTAAAAAATAAGTTTGCGGCTTCCGATGAAAAGGGGTATTTGTCGGACACAGATTTATTTTGCAACTAGCGGAGCGCGGTGATGGAAGACAACAACCAAGCACACGACGAAATCCAGGAGCAGGACTCCCTCATGAGTCTGACCGACACGTGGTCAGCATTGAGCCCCGATGAACGTCGTGAAAAGTTCAAAGAACTGCCGCGCACCGAAGCCGAAGAGTTGTTTCTAAGCCTTAAGACCCATGACCAGGCCGAACTGATCATGGAAGCGGCTCCCCTTGAAAAACGTTCTTGGATTCGCCTTCTCGCCCCGGATGACGTGGCCGATTTGATCCAGGAGATGGGTTCTGATTACCGTGACGAACTTCTAGCTCTTTTAGATCCTCAGACAAAACGCGAAGTGACGGCCCTTCTGGCTTATGCAGAAGACGCGGCCGGGGGACTGATGAGTTCTCGTTTCGTTCGTCTTCGCCCCGACATGACGGTCGATGAAGCCATCACTTACATCCGCATTCAGGCGAAAACTCACGTCGAGACGATTTATTACGCCTATGTTTTAGACTCAGATCAAAAACTTTTGGGCGTGGTTTCTTTCCGCGAATTGTTTTCAGCGACTCCGGGCAAGCGTATTTCTGAAATCATGCACACCGATGTTTTGAAAGTTCCGGTTGAGATGGATCAGGAGCAGATCGGTCGTATTTTCTCTCAGCAAGATTTGATGGCCGTTCCGGTTGTAGATGAAAATGGCATCATGAAAGGTATCGTTACGTTCGATGACGTGGCGACAGCGATTCAAGAAGAAGCGACAGAAGATATCCATAAGCTCGGGGGGGTTGAAACCCTGGATGCGCCTTATTTAAAAATCTCGATGCTAGAGATGATTAAAAAGCGCGGCGGTTGGCTTTTGATTCTCTTCTTAGGTGAAATGTTCACTGCGACGGCCATGGCTTATTACGAAGATGAGCTGGCGAAAGCCGTTGTTCTTTCTATGTTCATTCCATTGATTATTTCTTCTGGTGGTAACTCGGGCTCTCAAGCCTCCACTCTGGTGATTC of Bdellovibrio bacteriovorus contains these proteins:
- a CDS encoding ABC transporter ATP-binding protein; translated protein: MSKRKVTNPAVKAKYLSDGEVRKEGGYSQSLFETLRFAYGPFLTRILLCMGVGFIGRGLLLANTNVIGYWVDNLVGKETPLTGFTSQQFIILLGVMAISGFLMTLLFRVGFSRLSAQAISSFYDEVTLRTSRLPMSFFDNTPAGRIITRFSSDYGNIFRLFGGPLAEFISIIFDLSMMVILITVANPIYLVFVLFIGVMNFLVYKLNQQKLRTSRRELSASRSPSIAHFAETTQGASTIRSFRRQKSFAERFERLDRYFLTQKMNTTKHLISFSFQMNSLTALLLLVTGVSAYFMVEKGWATVGSVGVAFSFIALSGNTVQMFFEWLTQFEEAMIGVERLDQYMRMQIENGSHLPASAKFATGHPVYSESVEKYLHNRRLTEDRSASVQVKDVWFRYREDLPWVLKGVNFEVKAGERLGIVGRTGSGKSSLIQALFYLYPVDKGHISINEHLPKFNEDATGVDLNLYRQSMAFIAQEPILFQGSLRFNLDIKDTLPDERLIQVIEQVGLGDWLRSHPEGLLMRIEERGKNLSLGERQLLCMARCLLQESPIVIMDEATSSVDPQSEEILVKATEEFFSDRTQLIIAHRLSTLAKCDRILWLQNGEIVALGPTEEVLPRFKKAELV
- the mgtE gene encoding magnesium transporter; the protein is MEDNNQAHDEIQEQDSLMSLTDTWSALSPDERREKFKELPRTEAEELFLSLKTHDQAELIMEAAPLEKRSWIRLLAPDDVADLIQEMGSDYRDELLALLDPQTKREVTALLAYAEDAAGGLMSSRFVRLRPDMTVDEAITYIRIQAKTHVETIYYAYVLDSDQKLLGVVSFRELFSATPGKRISEIMHTDVLKVPVEMDQEQIGRIFSQQDLMAVPVVDENGIMKGIVTFDDVATAIQEEATEDIHKLGGVETLDAPYLKISMLEMIKKRGGWLLILFLGEMFTATAMAYYEDELAKAVVLSMFIPLIISSGGNSGSQASTLVIRAIALGEVRGRDWWRVLGREVLTGLTLGLLLGAIGFIRILLWPNRESLYTAHYMLVAATVAASVVGVVLWGTISGSMLPFILKKVGFDPASASAPAVATLVDVTGLVIYFTAASLFLTGVLL